A window of the Saccharomyces eubayanus strain FM1318 chromosome II, whole genome shotgun sequence genome harbors these coding sequences:
- the SMT3 gene encoding SUMO family protein SMT3 — translation MSDTEVNQEAKPDVKPDVKPETHINLKVSDGSSEIFFKIKKTTPLRRLMEAFAKRQGKEMDSLRFLYDGIRIQADQTPEDLDMEDNDIIEAHREQIGGAIY, via the coding sequence ATGTCAGACACTGAAGTCAATCAAGAAGCCAAGCCAGACGTCAAGCCAGACGTCAAGCCGGAGACTCACATTAACCTGAAGGTGTCTGATGGCTCTTCAgagattttcttcaagatcaagaaaacCACTCCCTTGAGGAGACTGATGGAGGCTTTCGCCAAGAGACAAGGTAAGGAAATGGACTCGTTAAGGTTCCTTTACGACGGTATCAGAATCCAAGCCGACCAGACCCCTGAAGATCTGGACATGGAGGACAACGATATCATCGAGGCTCACAGAGAACAGATCGGCGGTGCTATCTATTAG
- the SDH7 gene encoding Sdh7p, with amino-acid sequence MINKLMYRSVRFASHNSQPLLPPLVLYRRILRQHKLLPTVQKEMGDQYVRNEFKLHKDIDNPLHVVGFLASWQDYLHMISNNKWKDATLSSETLEKLSPEQTVQLYELMKETQKINHDTETTPTKNIKPTKD; translated from the coding sequence ATGATTAACAAACTGATGTACCGCTCCGTCAGGTTCGCCAGCCATAACAGCCAGCCCTTGCTACCTCCCTTGGTTCTATACAGAAGAATACTAAGGCAGCACAAGCTGCTACCCACCGTCCAGAAAGAAATGGGCGACCAGTACGTGCGGAACGAATTCAAACTACACAAAGATATCGACAACCCATTGCACGTGGTCGGGTTCCTGGCTTCGTGGCAAGACTACCTACACATGATTTCCAACAATAAGTGGAAAGATGCGACTTTATCTTCGGAGACTCTGGAGAAACTGTCCCCTGAGCAGACTGTTCAGCTATATGAACTGATGAAGGAAACGCAGAAGATTAACCACGACACTGAAACGACGCCAACCAAGAATATAAAACCAACTAAGGACTAG
- the GRX2 gene encoding dithiol glutaredoxin GRX2, translating into MRYFGPLRKRGPPHFLHGSFVYKGPERQVKLLSLHRLTNYNYHPVLMETNFSFDSNLIVIVIITLFATRIIAKRFLSTPKMVSQETIAHVKDLIGQKEVFVAAKTYCPYCKATLSTLFQELNVPKSKAVVLELDEMSNGSEIQDALEEISGQRTVPNVYINGKHIGGNSDLEALKKNGKLAELLKPVFE; encoded by the coding sequence ATGCGATATTTCGGGCCCCTTCGCAAAAGGGGCCCGCCGCACTTTCTTCATGGATCTTTCGTATATAAAGGTCCAGAGCGCCAAGTAAAGCTGCTCTCCCTCCATCGGCTCACAAATTACAACTACCATCCTGTATTAATGGAAactaatttttctttcgaCTCAAATTTAATCGTTATTGTCATTATCACGTTGTTTGCCACCAGAATTATCGCTAAAAGATTTTTATCTACCCCAAAAATGGTATCTCAAGAAACAATTGCACACGTAAAGGACTTGATTGGCCAAAAGGAGGTCTTCGTTGCGGCGAAGACATACTGTCCTTACTGTAAAGCCACATTGTCCACCTTGTTCCAGGAATTGAACGTTCCTAAATCCAAAGCCGTTGTTTTGGAGTTGGACGAAATGAGCAATGGTTCAGAAATCCAGGATGCTCTCGAAGAAATTTCCGGCCAAAGAACTGTACCAAACGTTTACATCAATGGTAAGCACATCGGTGGAAACAGCGATTTGGaagctttgaagaaaaacggTAAATTGGCTGAATTATTGAAACCGGTTTTTGAATAA
- the GIN4 gene encoding protein kinase GIN4, translated as MAVNGNSIQAIKDNTIGPWKLGETLGLGSTGKVQLARNKSTGQEAAVKVISKAVFNSGNVSGTSIVGSTTPDALPYGIEREIIIMKLLNHPNVLRLYDVWETNTDLYLVLEYAEKGELFNLLVERGPLPENEAIRFFRQIIIGVSYCHALGIVHRDLKPENLLLDHKYNIKIADFGMAALETEGKLLETSCGSPHYAAPEIVSGIPYQGFASDVWSCGVILFALLTGRLPFDEEDGNIRALLLKVQKGEFELPSDDEISREAQDLISKILTVNPERRIKARDILKHPLLQKYPSIRDSKSIRDLPREDTYLTPLSESNSSIDSSILQNLVILWHGRDPDGIRAKLQEPGANAEKTLYALLYRFKCDTQKELIKQQQIKKRQSISSVSISPPKRTSTTPQRRRNRESIISVSSSRKKPISFNKFTASSASSSNLTTPGSSKRLSKNFSSKKKLSTIVNQSSPTPSSRNKRASIANVDKNQKRASIFSTTKKNKRASKSTRRMSLIPSMKRESVTTKLMSTYAKLAEDDDWEYIEKETKRTSSNFATLIDEIFEYEKYDQIRKEKEELERKVKEAKAREELERRKRKQEEKERSRKMLEKEELKRKQEELKKQIEIDISDLEHELINHKEEKFEGNIRSISAPMENEENNINHLEADIDNILRRRNFSLQTRPVSRLDPGIIFSSPIEPEDPVEPKKAENERLTTEKKILETIRRSKFLGSSFNIDKELKLSQMEYPNTAASQRLSEERIVSDPDGKYEPLVLPKDAKGVAHLKDNTAPTTAELLSNGELRKISDIRVPQFTRKSRHFSESNKRLSVLSMYSTKESFTNLVDILKNGNLDVNPQQNQRVPTPRSADDSEFLFETVNEEAECTGNSSNDERLYDMGDSCVKDKNTLKLNFADRFNGSNNEKENNNLHLPTLPPLNGEDGANKQGEEKKEKEELHEQAKVKSMIPESDSSSHAEKEQNEKEDQQRDGKDLEPPLNKTVQKTREKNNGTQAKNQSTDLKPNKNASGSGSFFRKFSKSSTSEKSIELYAKVSAKQLFIGLEKLLRGWNQYGLKNVKSNPNNLTLTGKLSSENMFSLRSTLFEVSIYPKGKVSVVDFKKISGSFKSVKKLVKEVENVLNKEGVLQK; from the coding sequence ATGGCAGTCAATGGTAACAGCATCCAGGCCATAAAGGACAACACCATTGGTCCGTGGAAACTAGGTGAAACCTTGGGTCTAGGAAGCACTGGTAAAGTTCAACTAGCTCGTAATAAATCTACGGGCCAAGAGGCGGCAGTTAAAGTGATATCAAAGGCAGTATTCAATTCAGGTAATGTGAGTGGTACTTCCATCGTTGGTTCCACTACCCCAGACGCTTTGCCTTACGGGATAGAACGTGAAATAATCATTATGAAGTTGCTAAATCACCCAAATGTGCTGAGGCTGTATGATGTCTGGGAAACAAATACAGATTTGTATCTCGTACTCGAATACGCGGAAAAGGGTGAGTTATTCAACCTATTGGTCGAGAGAGGACCTCTGCCAGAAAATGAAGCTATTCGGTTCTTCAGGCAAATTATTATTGGCGTTTCATATTGTCATGCTCTAGGTATAGTCCATCGCGATTTGAAACCGGAAAATCTATTATTAGATCACAAATATAACATCAAGATTGCAGACTTTGGTATGGCAGCACTAGAGACAGAAGGGAAGCTATTAGAGACTTCGTGCGGATCTCCTCATTATGCTGCGCCTGAAATTGTATCCGGTATACCATATCARGGTTTCGCAAGTGATGTATGGTCATGTGGTGTGATCCTATTCGCTCTTCTTACCGGTAGGTTACCTTTTGATGAGGAAGACGGAAACATAAGAGCACTGCTGTTGAAAGTTCAAAAGGGTGAGTTCGAATTACCCTCTGACGATGAGATTTCCCGCGAAGCTCAGGATCTGATTAGTAAGATATTAACCGTTAACCctgaaagaagaatcaaAGCTAGGGATATACTCAAACATCCATTACTGCAAAAATATCCAAGTATTAGGGACTCCAAAAGTATAAGAGACCTACCAAGAGAAGATACATACCTTACACCGTTATCAGAAAGCAACTCTTCTATTGATTCTAGCATCCTACAAAACTTAGTAATTTTATGGCACGGAAGAGACCCTGACGGAATTAGGGCAAAACTACAAGAACCTGGCGCGAATGCCGAAAAGACATTATATGCTCTACTGTATAGATTTAAATGCGATACTCAAAAAGAACTTATTAAACAACagcaaatcaaaaaaaggcaaTCAATCAGTAGCGTATCTATTTCTCCTCCTAAGAGAACATCAACGACTCCGCAACGCAGAAGAAATAGAGAATCTATAATTAGCGTGTCATCTTCTCGTAAAAAGCCAATTTCCTTCAACAAATTCACTGCATCCAGTGCTTCATCTAGCAATTTGACTACTCCTGGCTCTTCTAAACGTCTTTCTAAAAACTTTTCctcaaagaagaaattatCTACAATTGTCAATCAATCTTCTCCAACTCCCTCATCACGTAATAAAAGGGCCTCAATAGCAAACGTTgataaaaatcaaaaaagggcttccattttttccactacaaagaagaataaaagaGCATCTAAATCCACAAGGAGAATGTCACTAATACCAAGCATGAAACGCGAATCAGTGACAACAAAATTAATGTCAACATACGCCAAGCTTGCAGAAGATGACGATTGGgaatatattgaaaaagaaacaaagagaacaaGTTCTAATTTTGCAACTTTGATAGacgaaatttttgaatatgaGAAATACGATCAAAtaagaaaggaaaaggaagagcTAGAACGTAAAGTGAAAGAAGCGAAAGCACGTGAAGAGCTAGAACGCAGAAAACGTAAACaggaagagaaagaacgttcaagaaaaatgctagaaaaagaagaactgaaaagaaaacaggaGGAATTAAAGAAGCAGATTGAAATTGATATAAGTGATTTAGAACATGAGTTGATCAACcacaaagaagaaaaatttgaagggAACATCAGATCGATTTCTGCTCCGatggaaaatgaagaaaataacatTAATCATTTGGAGGCTGATATTGATAACATTCTTCGTCGCcgtaatttttctttacaaaCACGTCCTGTATCAAGACTTGATCCTGGTATAATATTCTCGAGTCCAATTGAACCCGAGGATCCGGTGGAACCAAAGAAAgctgaaaatgaaagacttacaacagaaaagaaaattctcGAAACTATTAGGAGATCGAAATTCCTGGGTTCCTCATTTAATATCgataaagaattaaaaCTGTCCCAAATGGAGTATCCAAATACGGCTGCCTCACAAAGATTATCGGAAGAGAGGATAGTGTCTGACCCTGATGGTAAATACGAACCTTTGGTTCTTCCGAAAGATGCAAAGGGTGTAGCTCACTTGAAGGATAATACCGCGCCAACTACAGCAGAACTTCTGTCTAATGGTgaattgagaaaaatatcCGATATTAGAGTACCACAGTTTACTAGAAAATCAAGACATTTTAGCGAGTCTAACAAAAGGCTCTCTGTTTTGTCAATGTACTCCACAAAGGAATCGTTTACAAATTTAGTTGATATTCTAAAAAACGGTAACCTCGATGTTAACCCacaacaaaatcaaagagTGCCAACACCAAGAAGTGCAGATGATTcagaatttctttttgaaactgtCAATGAAGAGGCTGAATGTACCGGAAATAGCTCAAACGATGAAAGGTTATATGATATGGGTGATTCTTGTGTCAAAGACAAGAACACTTTAAAGCTAAATTTTGCCGATCGTTTCAATGGATCcaacaatgaaaaggaaaacaacaacTTGCATCTTCCAACCCTGCCTCCATTAAACGGGGAAGACGGGGCAAATAAGCAGGGGgaggagaagaaggagaaggaAGAACTTCATGAGCAAGCGAAGGTTAAGTCAATGATACCTGAATCAGATTCTTCGTCGCATgctgaaaaagaacaaaacgaGAAAGAAGATCAACAAAGAGATGGAAAAGATTTAGAACCACCATTGAATAAGACCGTACAAAAgacaagagaaaagaacaatggTACACAGGCCAAAAATCAATCGACGGACCTAAAACCAAACAAGAATGCGAGTGGAAGTGGctcttttttcagaaaattttcaaaatcttctaCTTCGGAAAAATCAATAGAGTTATACGCTAAAGTTTCAGCAAAACAATTATTCATTGGTTTAGAGAAATTGCTACGTGGTTGGAATCAATATGGGTTGAAGAATGTCAAATCCAATCCAAACAATTTAACATTAACAGGCAAACTATCAAGCGAAaatatgttttctttaCGTTCGACACTATTTGAGGTTAGTATTTATCCAAAGGGTAAGGTGAGTGTTGTggatttcaagaaaatttctGGTTCATTCAAATCTGTTAAAAAATTGGTCAAGGAAGTTGAAAACGTACTAAATAAAGAAGGCGTACTTCAAAAATAG
- the EMI1 gene encoding Emi1p: MSAKYPTTMSCREAFDQLTSCYSIGGQFRNYYRHGDFTSCDKQVSKFKFCIVHGSDPVKVQEWHKEQVSNNKTLQNSTGIIWQEKETAVKKK; the protein is encoded by the coding sequence ATGAGTGCAAAGTACCCGACAACGATGAGTTGCCGAGAGGCGTTCGATCAGCTGACGAGTTGTTACTCGATCGGAGGTCAATTTAGAAACTACTATAGACATGGGGATTTCACATCATGTGACAAGCAGGTATCAAAATTCAAGTTTTGCATCGTCCATGGCAGCGACCCTGTGAAAGTGCAGGAATGGCACAAGGAACAAGTTTCCAACAACAAGACACTGCAAAACAGCACCGGCATCATCTGGCAGGAGAAAGAGACCGCcgtgaagaagaagtga
- the GMC1 gene encoding putative oxidoreductase, producing MKNNHPNMFRLLILVLALARFIKATEGGRTHVIEFNVASKYTPDKRRIISINGHNGTFGPEIRVKAGDTLNLKLVNWICSEQEAGQEDAIWRHYCSTALHFHGVVPLRNEYDGIPDLTQPTIGYGESYWYNFTIDKSTCGTFWYHSHSSVQYGDGLRGAMIIECDEYDSHVVKAVSSVNKAGPLPNGMLEMNRQINRKEFAKHEVQEEIITMSDWYTDWNLNILKNRVMSLSGGTDPKLSGSLINGKSSNNEAIKLGVDAKYLLLRIINSGMSGTQVFHLDEHQLIILETDGILINPFVVETLTLAVGQRYTILVRLKEDLNPIRMVNGCNKMMGYVTKQWWFYRDSAHLDPSQSSGDVSIKNLPGFTKTELYRDLEPTEQESKKLGFESESSGFFDFDYEYYKDEETKQKYGTGMYKVNGRTFNEYIKEPVNLPEINETYDVIINSIDHMRHPWHMHGHHFQVISLGSGGEGPLHKQVQEGKAWDQYQNDLRHWAQTGKAPMVRDSINIAGNSYAVLRIKTELPGKWLLHCHVDWHMMKGLGIVFEVPELTGDGAKLATTLPLSFPTKEPSPSAVVQHMPDHPNKTKVIAVYILIMCAVDGAFYWLLM from the coding sequence ATGAAGAACAATCATCCAAATATGTTTCGATTATTGATATTAGTATTGGCACTGGCAAGATTTATAAAGGCCACTGAAGGAGGTAGAACACATGTTATAGAATTTAACGTGGCTAGCAAGTATACACCtgataaaagaagaatcatCTCTATAAACGGCCACAATGGTACATTTGGACCGGAAATTCGGGTTAAAGCTGGAGATACGCTTAATCTGAAACTGGTCAATTGGATATGTTCAGAACAAGAAGCTGGCCAAGAGGATGCTATCTGGAGACATTACTGTTCTACCGCTTTACATTTCCACGGGGTTGTACCCCTGCGGAACGAATATGATGGGATTCCTGACTTAACACAGCCTACCATTGGCTACGGGGAGAGTTACTGGTATAACTTTACCATCGATAAATCAACTTGTGGTACTTTTTGGTACCATTCACATTCATCGGTGCAATACGGCGATGGATTGAGGGGCGCGATGATAATTGAATGCGACGAATATGATAGCCATGTAGTGAAGGCTGTAAGTTCTGTAAATAAAGCTGGGCCATTACCTAATGGTATGCTCGAGATGAACAGGCAGATAAACCGTAAAGAATTTGCAAAACATGAAgtgcaagaagaaattatAACTATGAGTGATTGGTACACGGATTGGAATCTGAacattttaaaaaatagaGTTATGTCGCTTAGTGGAGGCACGGATCCCAAACTCAGTGGCTCGCTAATAAATGGGAAATCTTCTAACAATGAAGCCATCAAATTGGGGGTAGATGCCAAGTATTTGTTATTGAGGATCATAAACTCTGGAATGTCCGGTACTCAAGTTTTCCATCTTGATGAACACCAATTGATAATATTAGAAACTGACGGTATTCTGATTAATCCGTTTGTTGTAGAAACGTTGACTTTGGCGGTTGGACAAAGATATACAATTTTAGTGAGACTAAAGGAAGACTTGAATCCCATTCGTATGGTTAACGGTTGTAATAAGATGATGGGCTATGTAACCAAACAGTGGTGGTTTTACAGGGATAGCGCTCATCTGGATCCGTCACAGAGCTCCGGTGACGTTTCCATCAAGAATTTGCCCGGTTTTACCAAAACAGAATTATATCGCGATTTGGAACCAACAGAACAAGAGAGTAAAAAGTTGGGTTTCGAGTCTGAATCTAGTGggttttttgattttgactATGAATATTACAAAGACGAAGAGACGAAACAAAAGTATGGAACTGGTATGTACAAAGTAAACGGTCGAACCtttaatgaatatattaaaGAGCCGGTAAACTTACCCGAAATCAACGAGACATATGACGTGATAATCAATTCTATTGACCATATGAGACATCCATGGCATATGCATGGTCATCATTTCCAAGTAATTTCTCTCGGATCTGGGGGTGAGGGGCCGCTTCACAAACAAGTGCAAGAAGGTAAGGCATGGGACCAGTACCAGAACGACTTGCGTCATTGGGCCCAAACAGGAAAGGCACCGATGGTAAGAGATAGCATCAACATCGCCGGAAACTCTTACGCGGTGTTAAGAATTAAGACAGAACTGCCAGGTAAATGGCTTTTACATTGTCACGTAGACTGGCATATGATGAAGGGTCTCGGCATTGTCTTTGAAGTGCCAGAATTGACGGGTGATGGTGCCAAACTCGCAACCACACTTCCATTGTCATTCCCAACCAAGGAACCGAGCCCCTCTGCTGTTGTTCAACACATGCCAGATCACCCAAACAAGACCAAGGTAATTGCCGTTTATATCCTAATTATGTGTGCAGTTGATGGCGCCTTTTACTGGCTGCTCATGTAA
- the GNP1 gene encoding glutamine permease GNP1, translating into MTLGNRHHGRNNEGSSNTNMYGNNSDGVSHYEMKEIQAKEREINSTAPENEVEYFENTMEKTMENLEYEGDRKASHLRRFIDSFRRAEGSHPNSPDSSNSIGDGSTPISTNDSSSQLDNELNPKGSFVNENGIKQPSQEQDQNQENLKKTIKPRHIVMMSLGTGIGTGLLVGNSKVLNNAGPAGLVIGYAIMGSCIYCIIQACGELAVIYSDLIGGFNTYPSFLVDPALGFSVAWVYCLQWLCVCPLELVTASMTIKYWTVKVDPDVFVVIFYVLIVIINVFGAKGYAEADFFFNCCKILMIIGFFILAIIIDCGGAGTDGYIGSKYWRDPGAFRGDTGIQRFKGVVATFVTAAFAFGMSEQLAMTASEQSNPRKAIPSAAKKMIYRILFVFLGSLALVGFLVPYTSDQLLGAEGSATKASPYVIAVASHGVRVVPHFINAVILLSVLSVANGAFYSSSRILMSLAKQGNAPKCFDYIDREGRPAVAMLVSALFAIIAFCASSPKEEDVFTWLLAISGLSQLFTWITICLSHIRFRRGMKAQGRSLGEVGYKSQVGVWGSAYAIIMMVLALIAQFWVAISPIGGGGKLSAQSFFENYLAMPILIALYFFYKFWKKDWTLFIPADKIDLVTDRQVFDEELLKQEDEEYQEKLRNGPYWKRIVDFWC; encoded by the coding sequence ATGACACTTGGTAACAGACACCATGGGCGGAACAACGAGGGAAGCTCGAACACTAATATGTACGGGAACAACTCAGACGGTGTTTCGCATTACGAAATGAAGGAAATCCAGGCAAAGGAACGAGAAATCAATTCCACAGCGCCAGAAAATGAGGTCGagtattttgaaaacacaATGGAAAAGACCATGGAAAATCTTGAATACGAGGGCGACCGTAAGGCGTCGCATCTGCGCAGATTTATTGACTCATTTAGAAGAGCCGAGGGCTCGCACCCAAACTCTCCGGACTCGTCTAACTCCATTGGCGATGGGTCCACCCCCATATCGACAAACGACTCCAGTTCTCAGTTGGACAACGAGCTGAATCCAAAGGGTTCTTTTGTTAACGAGAACGGGATCAAGCAGCCTTCACAAGAACAAGaccaaaatcaagaaaacttgaaaaaaacgatAAAGCCTCGTCACATCGTCATGATGTCATTGGGGACAGGTATCGGTACTGGTTTACTGGTTGGTAACTCCAAAGTTTTGAACAACGCGGGCCCAGCAGGTCTAGTTATCGGGTATGCCATCATGGGTAGTTGTATTTACTGTATCATCCAAGCTTGTGGTGAATTGGCCGTCATCTACAGTGACTTGATTGGTGGTTTCAACACTTACCCTTCATTTCTGGTCGATCCTGCGTTGGGATTCTCCGTCGCTTGGGTTTATTGTTTGCAATGGCTATGTGTTTGCCCCTTGGAACTGGTCACCGCGTCCATGACCATTAAGTACTGGACCGTGAAAGTCGATCCGGATGTCTTTGTTGTTATCTTTTACGTCTTGATCGTTATTATCAACGTTTTCGGTGCTAAGGGTTATGCAGAGGCagatttcttcttcaactgtTGTAAGATCCTGATGATTATCGGTTTTTTTATCCTTGCCATTATTATCGATTGTGGTGGTGCCGGTACGGATGGTTACATTGGCAGTAAATACTGGCGTGATCCCGGTGCCTTCCGTGGTGATACCGGTATCCAGAGATTCAAAGGTGTGGTGGCCACATTTGTTACCGCTGCATTTGCCTTTGGTATGAGTGAACAATTAGCCATGACTGCTAGTGAGCAATCCAACCCGAGAAAGGCTATCCCATCAGCagctaaaaaaatgatttacAGAATTCTGTTTGTGTTTTTGGGATCTTTGGCTCTGGTCGGTTTCCTTGTACCTTACACTTCAGACCAACTGTTGGGGGCAGAAGGCTCAGCCACTAAGGCGTCTCCTTATGTGATTGCCGTAGCTTCTCATGGTGTTCGTGTGGTGCCTCATTTCATCAATGCGGTCATCCTATTGTCTGTTCTTTCCGTCGCCAACGGTGCCTTCTACTCCAGTTCTCGTATTCTGATGTCTTTGGCTAAGCAAGGAAATGCCCCCAAGTGTTTTGATTACATTGATAGAGAAGGTAGACCAGCAGTTGCCATGCTTGTTAGTGCATTATTTGCTATCATTGCATTTTGTGCCTCTTCTCCAAAGGAGGAAGACGTTTTCACATGGTTGTTAGCAATTTCCGGTTTGTCCCAACTTTTCACTTGGATCACCATTTGTTTGTCTCATATTAGATTTAGAAGAGGTATGAAAGCGCAAGGCAGATCCCTTGGGGAGGTCGGTTACAAATCTCAAGTTGGTGTTTGGGGGTCTGCGTACGCTATAATCATGATGGTATTGGCTTTGATTGCACAATTTTGGGTTGCCATTTCCCCAATCGGTGGAGGTGGCAAATTAAGTGCTCAATCATTTTTCGAGAATTACTTGGCCATGCCAATCTTGATTGCTTTATACTTCTTTTacaaattttggaaaaaggaTTGGACTTTGTTCATTCCCGCTGATAAAATAGACTTGGTAACTGACAGACAAGTTTTCGATGAGGAATTAttaaaacaagaagatgaagaatatcaagaaaaactaaGAAATGGTCCATACTGGAAAAGAATTGTTGATTTCTGGTGTTGA